A stretch of Vespa velutina chromosome 8, iVesVel2.1, whole genome shotgun sequence DNA encodes these proteins:
- the LOC124950825 gene encoding 26S proteasome non-ATPase regulatory subunit 7: MPSQEVVTTKVVVHPLVLLSVVDHFNRMGKIGNQKRVVGVLLGCWRAKGVLDVSNSFAVPFDEDDKDKSVWFLDHDYLENMYGMFKKVNAREKVVGWYHTGPKLHQNDVAINELIRRYCPNSVLVIIDAKPKDLGLPTEAYQAIEEVHDDGSPTSKTFEHIPSEIGAEEAEEVGVEHLLRDIKDTTVGTLSQRITNQLLGLKGLHEQIREIRDYLLQVGNGKLPINHQIVYQLQDIFNLLPDMTQSSFVDSLYVKTNDQMLVVYLAALVRSIVALHNLINNKLTNRDAEKKEMDKKDAKKDEKKEEDKKDEKEKGKTKSQ, translated from the exons ATGCCGAGTCAAGAAGTTGTTACTACGAAAGTAGTAGTCCATCCTTTAGTTTTATTAAGTGTAGTGGATCATTTTAATCGTATGGGAAAAATTGGAAATCAAAAAAGAGTGGTTGGTGTTCTTCTTGGTTGTTGGAGAGCCAAAGGTGTCTTGGATGTGTCAAACAGTTTTGCAG TACCTTTCGATGAAGATGACAAAGATAAAAGTGTATGGTTCCTTGACCATgattatcttgaaaatatgTATGGAATGTTCAAAAAAGTAAATG CTCGAGAGAAAGTAGTAGGTTGGTATCACACAGGACCTAAACTACATCAAAATGACGTCGCCATCAATGAACTAATTAGAAGATACTGCCCAAATTCTGTATTAGTCATTATAGATGCTAAACCAAAGGATTTAGGTCTTCCTACTGAGGCATATCAAGCAATAGAAGAAGTACATGAT gatGGTTCCCCAACATCTAAAACATTTGAGCATATACCTAGTGAAATAGGCGCTGAAGAAGCCGAAGAAGTAGGAGTAGAGCATTTATTACGTGATATTAAGGATACAACAGTTGGTACACTTAGTCAACGTATCACAAATCAACTTCTTGGGTTGAAGGGTCTTCATGAGCAGATAAGAGAAATTAgggattatttattacaa GTTGGTAATGGTAAATTACCAATAAATCATCAAATTGTATACCAATTacaagatatatttaatttactaCCAGATATGACACAAAGCAGTTTTGTGGATTCATTGTATGTTAAAACAAACGATCAAATGCTGGTAGTATATTTAGCAGCACTCGTGAGATCTATAGTCGCTCTTCATAACttgataaacaataaattgaCCAATCGTgatgcagaaaaaaaagaaatggacaaGAAAGATGctaaaaaagatgagaaaaaagaagaagataagaaagatgaaaaagagaaaggaaaaactaaAAGTCAATga
- the LOC124950823 gene encoding uncharacterized protein LOC124950823, with translation MANLRLSITKFIFCCNLFFLTLSDPTNISLQSVNDSLIQTALHFLNENSPTHHTYTGGQLINAEKLEEQSYVIYRLTFNLNPVCKEILISCPTEACTINLKQDEFGNIHVQSDSIQCTYLYPQSSQNNGVPEQNKEINYENHEFIENLNKQIIQNGTTASDHEIKSTRDENDPQIIAVRTSDSNYCPGCPYDLNPHLPGFVAFNRQIEKQMDEVLPNNFKHTIIDIVRVTRTVPPSSNIIQYQLLVEVGESSCLKNVLTSSSDCTLQSNVPIKTCLVTFEEQPWQHDTRKITKNNCTAVSISNNEFNIAQNLINESYIIAKDNNQQQKDNAFDGLKSVLINDFTRTSNVNTQENEKPLVTEHPFIKLLINKSNDEEESQGFTDKIKEFEEFLEDFDLPIKTNENDNSQQALVNEREIVLEEASVHNKDEKFNSQNNIIDSNLSFNKKKRSPALYDIAIRRRKRSLVGGPSKKDINDPEIVKFANLGVTKFSENLESTNEPILVEIIEASTQVVSGFLYKIKVKLGVSNCPKGTKENCQLKEGSDLKECLFTIWSQPWLDKGSPDIKINCDQNTKRKRSLKGANYIRNMLIQADSMRNERMFQNFIVNFNKNYSSDKEKEYRFKIFQKNLKTIERLQTHEQGTGEYGVTMFADLTSEEFKKQHLGLRPDLRTENQIPIPEAKIPDIELPIEFDWRHYNAVTPVKDQGQCGSCWAFSVTGNVEGQYAIKHGKLLSLSEQELVDCDKLDDACNGGLPENAYKAIENLGGFELESDYPYVAKDEKCYFNKYKIKVEIASAVNISSNETKMAQWLIEKGPISIGINANAMQFYMGGISHPFKFLCNPFNLDHGVLIVGYGIRKYPLFKKELPYWIIKNSWGPQWGEQGYYRVYRGDGTCGLNQMATSAIVE, from the exons atggcGAACTTACGTTTGTCTATAACcaagttcatattttgttgtaatttgttttttctaacACTCTCTGATCCTACAAATATATCATTACAAAGTGTAAACGATTCGTTGATACAAACTGCGTTACATttcttaaatgaaaattcacCAACGCATCACACATATACAGGTGGACAATTGATTAATGCTGAAAAATTA gAAGAACAGTCATACGTGATATATAGATTAACGTTTAATTTGAATCCTGtttgtaaagaaattttaatatcctGTCCTACAGAAGCATGCACAATTAATCTTAAACAAGATGAGTTTGGCAATATACACGTACAAAGCGATTCTATTCAATGTACGTATTTGTATCCTCAGTCTTCTCAAAATAATGGAGTGCCAGAACAAAACAAAGagattaattatgaaaatcatgagtttatagaaaatttaaacaaaCAGATTATACAAAATGGAACTACTGCATCAGATCATGAAATTAAATCCACAAGAGATGAAAATGATCCTCAAATCATAGCCGTGAGAACATCTGATTCTAACTATTGTCCTGGATGCCCGTATGACTTGAATCCTCATCTACCTGGATTTGTTGCTTTCAACAGACAGATTGAAAAACAAATGGATGAGGTTCTACcgaataattttaaacatacaataattgatattgttaGAGTAACTCGTACAGTTCCACCTTCTTCTAACATAATACAGTATCAACTTTTAGTTGAAGTAGGCGAATCCTCTTGTTTAAAGAATGTATTGACAAGTTCTTCAGATTGTACATTGCAATCTAATGTTCCAATCAAAACATGTTTGGTGACATTTGAAGAGCAACCTTGGCAACACGATACTcgtaaaataacaaagaataaTTGTACAGCAGTGTCAATtagtaataatgaatttaatatagctcaaaatttaataaatgagtCATATATAATAGCCAAAGATAACAATCAGCAACAGAAAGACAATGCTTTTGATGGCTTAAAGAGTGTTTTGATAAACGATTTTACACGTACTTCAAATGTTAATActcaagaaaatgaaaaaccgCTTGTCACGGAACatccatttataaaattacttataaataaaagtaacgatgaagaagaatcTCAAGGGTTTacagataaaattaaagaatttgaagaatttttaGAAGATTTTGATTTACCGATTAAGACTAATGAGAATGACAATAGTCAACAAGCATTAgttaatgaaagagaaattgtaTTGGAAGAAGCATCGGTGCATaacaaagatgaaaaattcaattctcaaaacaatattattgattCAAATCTATcctttaataagaaaaaaaggtcgCCTGCTCTTTATGATATTgctataagaagaagaaaaagatcattaGTTGGAGGACCTTCTAAGAAAGACATAAATGATCCggaaattgtaaaatttgcAAATCTTGGTGTAACTAAATTTTCTGAAAATTTGGAAAGTACAAATGAACCAATCTTAGTAGAAATTATAGAAGCATCTACTCAAGTTGTTTCAggtttcttatataaaataaaagtgaaattaGGTGTAAGTAATTGTCCtaaaggaacaaaagaaaattgccAATTGAAAGAGGGAAGTGATCTTAAAGAATGTTTATTCACTATATGGTCACAACCTTGGTTAGATAAAGGTTCTccagatattaaaataaattgcgATCAGAATACGAAGAGGAAACGATCTCTTAAAGGTGCCaattatattcgaaatatGTTAATTCAAGCAGATAGtatgagaaatgaaagaatgttccaaaattttattgtaaattttaataaaaattattcatctgataaagaaaaagaatatcgctttaagatatttcaaaaaaatcttaaaacGATAGAAAGATTGCAAACGCATGAACAAGGTACTGGAGAATATGGAGTGACTATGTTTGCGGATTTAACATCTGAAGAATTTAAAAAGCAACATTTAGGATTGCGTCCTGATTTGCGTACAGAAAATCAAATACCAATCCCAGAAGCAAAAATACCTGATATTGAATTGCCCATTGAATTTGATTGGCGTCATTACAATGCTGTGACACCTGTGAAAGATCAAGGACAATGTGGGTCATGTTGGGCATTTTCTGTAACAGGTAATGTAGAGGGGCAATATGCTATAAAGCATGGAAAATTACTCTCGTTATCTGAACAAGAATTAGTAGATTGTGATAAATTAGATGACGCTTGCAATGGTGGATTACCAGAAAATGCTTATAAAGCTATAGAAAATTTAGGAGGATTTGAATTAGAATCGGATTATCCATATGTAGCCAAAGATGAAAAATGctactttaataaatataaaattaaagtagAAATTGCTTCTGCTGTTAATATTTCATCCAATGAAACAAAAATGGCACAGTGGCTAATTGAAAAAGGTCCTATATCTATTGGTATCAATGCTAATGCGATGCAGTTTTATATGGGTGGAATTTCTCATCCTTTTAAATTCTTATGCAATCCTTTCAATTTAGATCATGGTGTTCTTATCGTAGGTTATGGAATACGTA AATATCCACTATTCAAGAAAGAACTACCATattggataataaaaaatagttgGGGTCCTCAATGGGGTGAACAAGGATATTATAGAGTTTACAGAGGAGATGGAACTTGTGGATTGAATCAAATGGCTACAAGTGCTATTGTTGAATAA